The following proteins are co-located in the Haloarcula rubripromontorii genome:
- a CDS encoding CAP domain-containing protein: MVKKGLLAIAAVVLLVALGTGVLIGAQFAGGTAETPTQTADSQSNNDGGNGGSSTATATAGNSTTPTPTPESNGTLTETATPQQESIPAREFNEQNVSSYIRKFLNEEREAAGVPPFESGLRTEKDLNEMAKNHSKQMAIEGKAIHKVDGVSSKDRYENTGLYDRCTFDSAEGEYIEQPDRNRFEAVEKTVAGQTYEENGEEEFHATDKEVARQIVDDWMAWPDYRERLTLRNANLVGIGVEITDTGNVYATANICG; encoded by the coding sequence ATGGTAAAGAAAGGGTTACTCGCTATTGCCGCCGTGGTGCTCCTTGTGGCTCTAGGGACAGGAGTTCTTATCGGAGCACAGTTTGCGGGCGGGACAGCGGAGACACCGACACAGACAGCCGATTCACAGAGCAATAACGACGGCGGGAATGGCGGTAGTTCAACGGCGACGGCGACAGCCGGTAATAGCACGACACCGACACCGACGCCGGAATCAAACGGAACACTGACCGAGACAGCGACCCCACAGCAGGAGTCGATCCCCGCACGGGAGTTCAACGAACAGAACGTCTCGAGCTACATCCGGAAGTTCCTCAACGAGGAACGCGAGGCCGCAGGTGTCCCACCGTTCGAATCTGGGCTTCGGACCGAAAAAGACCTCAATGAGATGGCAAAGAACCACAGCAAGCAAATGGCCATCGAAGGGAAGGCAATCCACAAGGTCGACGGTGTCTCCAGTAAAGACCGATACGAAAATACCGGCCTCTATGACCGGTGTACGTTCGACTCTGCAGAGGGCGAGTACATAGAGCAACCGGATCGGAACCGGTTCGAGGCAGTTGAGAAGACAGTCGCCGGCCAAACGTACGAAGAAAACGGCGAGGAGGAGTTCCACGCCACCGACAAGGAAGTCGCAAGGCAGATTGTCGATGACTGGATGGCGTGGCCGGACTACCGTGAACGACTCACACTCCGCAACGCCAATCTCGTCGGCATCGGTGTGGAGATAACCGACACCGGCAACGTGTACGCGACCGCCAACATCTGCGGTTAA
- the srp19 gene encoding signal recognition particle subunit SRP19 yields the protein MVENVIWPAALDANRSRSDGRRVALDLAVEKPTVDEIAKAVQQVGYDAVIERDKTYPREYEARGRVVVKDADDATKSDLLGAVAAYMQALRE from the coding sequence ATGGTCGAGAACGTTATCTGGCCGGCAGCGCTCGACGCCAACCGTTCGCGAAGCGACGGGCGTCGTGTGGCACTGGATTTGGCCGTCGAGAAGCCGACTGTCGACGAGATCGCGAAAGCGGTCCAGCAGGTCGGGTACGACGCGGTCATCGAGCGAGACAAGACGTATCCACGAGAGTACGAGGCCCGCGGGCGAGTCGTCGTCAAGGACGCGGACGATGCGACGAAAAGCGACCTGCTCGGGGCCGTGGCAGCCTACATGCAGGCGCTCCGTGAATGA
- a CDS encoding H/ACA ribonucleoprotein complex subunit GAR1 produces the protein MKRIGTVSRVAQGLAVVRAPDDEYASVGTDVVDEELQTVGSVVDVFGPVERPYLAVSPNDSVHLPALVGKVLYAR, from the coding sequence ATGAAACGTATCGGCACTGTTTCACGGGTCGCACAGGGACTCGCAGTGGTCCGAGCGCCTGACGACGAGTACGCGTCCGTGGGAACTGACGTAGTCGACGAGGAACTCCAGACTGTTGGCTCCGTCGTCGATGTGTTCGGCCCGGTCGAGCGGCCGTACCTTGCAGTCTCGCCGAACGACAGCGTGCATCTTCCAGCGCTGGTCGGGAAGGTCCTGTACGCGCGGTAA
- a CDS encoding presenilin family intramembrane aspartyl protease PSH — translation MERRWRILGGCGLIAGIFLFVQLGALALVQPFESAGYQAVEDPSDPTNSLMYIGAILVATAVMLLAFRYDVDQLIRGLIVFSAAWLSLYVFQVLVPPVLTFGGINVVAGLLALGLGTALLVYPEWYVIDGAGAVMGAAAAGLFGISFGILPSLVLLTVLAVYDAISVYGTEHMLTLASGVMDLKVPVVLVIPMTLSYSYLDATTPDPMAGDETSDDSPAADDAAEGPATTESGADGDSPAVADGSQAADRPAEATDTDEADDGVDSHADPLERDALFIGLGDAIIPSILVASAAFFASSDVLTVLGIPLPALTAMVGSYVGLTILLWMVLKGRAHAGLPLLNGGTIAGYIIGALAAGISIVDALGLGPYL, via the coding sequence ATGGAGCGACGGTGGCGAATCCTCGGCGGCTGTGGTCTTATCGCTGGTATCTTCCTGTTCGTCCAGCTCGGCGCGCTGGCGCTGGTCCAGCCCTTCGAATCGGCCGGTTACCAGGCCGTCGAAGACCCATCTGACCCCACGAATAGTCTCATGTACATCGGGGCGATTCTGGTCGCGACGGCCGTTATGTTGCTTGCCTTCCGCTACGACGTTGACCAGCTCATCCGCGGGCTTATCGTCTTCTCGGCAGCCTGGCTCTCGCTGTACGTGTTTCAGGTGCTGGTGCCGCCGGTGTTGACCTTCGGCGGCATCAACGTCGTTGCCGGCCTGTTAGCGCTGGGCCTGGGGACGGCCCTGCTGGTCTATCCCGAGTGGTACGTCATCGACGGTGCCGGTGCGGTGATGGGGGCTGCCGCCGCGGGTCTGTTCGGTATCAGTTTCGGGATTCTACCGTCGCTGGTCTTGCTAACCGTGCTCGCGGTGTATGATGCGATTAGCGTCTACGGGACCGAACACATGCTCACGCTGGCCTCGGGCGTGATGGACCTCAAGGTCCCCGTCGTCCTCGTGATCCCGATGACGCTGTCGTACTCGTATCTCGACGCGACGACGCCGGACCCGATGGCAGGAGACGAGACGAGTGACGATTCCCCAGCGGCGGACGACGCGGCCGAGGGGCCGGCAACCACGGAATCCGGGGCCGACGGAGATAGTCCAGCAGTTGCGGACGGGAGCCAGGCGGCCGACCGTCCTGCCGAAGCGACGGACACCGACGAAGCAGACGACGGTGTCGACAGTCACGCCGACCCGCTGGAGCGCGACGCGCTGTTTATCGGTCTCGGTGACGCCATCATCCCGTCGATACTCGTCGCCAGCGCCGCGTTCTTCGCCTCGTCGGACGTACTGACGGTACTTGGCATCCCGCTACCGGCGCTGACCGCGATGGTCGGGTCCTACGTCGGCCTGACGATACTGCTGTGGATGGTGCTGAAGGGGCGCGCACATGCAGGACTCCCGCTGTTGAACGGTGGAACTATCGCCGGCTACATCATCGGTGCGCTCGCCGCCGGCATCAGTATCGTCGACGCTCTCGGACTCGGGCCGTACCTCTAA
- a CDS encoding ornithine cyclodeaminase family protein, translated as MTTDATALFLQSDEVADLAEPAEYVDVVREGYRQRGDGAPATPRTTLFADEPAGMLTGYLAILPDTGAMGGYTYAAGFSGRDAHFTLPIFDADSGDPLAVLDGASMNPHKTGAAGAVGVDALARRDASDLAVIGSGAQARGQVRATATVRDFDRIEVYSPTASNRESFAAEMNDALDPTVAAVASPAAAIEGADVVITATNASEPVFDGDLLEPGTHVTAMGQYHPEKNELDATTIERATYVPDLRERVTQDAGSFINALDAGVVDEDHVHAELGDIVAGNAPGRQSPEEITVFDSGGTAIETVAAGHLLYERAKAEGRGEEIDFAPASKALTGR; from the coding sequence ATGACAACAGATGCGACGGCGCTGTTCCTGCAGAGTGACGAGGTTGCCGACCTCGCTGAACCCGCCGAGTACGTCGATGTCGTCCGGGAGGGGTACCGCCAGCGTGGCGACGGTGCCCCGGCGACTCCCAGAACAACGCTGTTCGCGGACGAGCCCGCCGGTATGTTGACGGGCTATCTCGCGATTCTCCCAGATACCGGCGCGATGGGTGGGTACACATACGCGGCCGGCTTCAGCGGGCGGGATGCACACTTTACGCTCCCGATCTTCGACGCCGACAGCGGCGACCCGCTCGCTGTCCTCGACGGTGCGAGCATGAACCCCCACAAGACTGGCGCGGCCGGGGCCGTCGGTGTCGACGCACTGGCCCGCCGCGACGCCAGCGACCTCGCGGTCATCGGCAGCGGTGCGCAGGCCCGCGGTCAGGTCCGTGCGACGGCGACGGTCCGCGACTTCGACCGCATCGAGGTGTACTCGCCGACGGCCAGTAACCGGGAGTCCTTCGCCGCGGAGATGAACGACGCGCTGGACCCCACAGTGGCGGCCGTCGCGTCTCCGGCGGCAGCAATCGAAGGGGCCGATGTCGTCATCACGGCGACCAACGCGAGCGAACCAGTGTTCGACGGCGACCTGCTCGAACCGGGGACCCACGTGACTGCGATGGGCCAGTACCACCCCGAAAAGAACGAACTGGACGCGACGACAATCGAACGCGCCACGTACGTTCCAGACTTGCGCGAACGGGTGACACAGGACGCCGGGTCGTTCATCAACGCCCTCGACGCGGGGGTCGTCGACGAGGACCACGTCCATGCTGAACTCGGTGATATCGTCGCCGGAAACGCACCTGGGCGGCAGTCTCCAGAGGAAATTACAGTCTTCGATTCCGGCGGTACAGCCATCGAAACCGTCGCTGCTGGCCATCTGCTGTACGAGCGGGCGAAGGCAGAAGGCCGAGGCGAGGAGATCGACTTCGCACCCGCGAGCAAAGCCCTGACCGGTCGGTAG
- a CDS encoding DUF7331 family protein, protein MSTNATDNTTDAATDDEERRYAELNIGDEEFVIYDRENHQAWIQSTESLEVADLR, encoded by the coding sequence ATGAGCACGAACGCAACGGACAACACGACGGACGCCGCGACCGACGACGAAGAACGACGATACGCCGAACTGAACATCGGGGACGAGGAGTTCGTAATTTACGACCGAGAGAACCACCAAGCATGGATCCAGTCGACAGAGTCGCTTGAAGTCGCCGACCTGCGATAG
- a CDS encoding DUF3054 domain-containing protein, which yields MSVSTVGNGRIELSTRTALLAVGDLLAIAVFVGVGEVTHGINPILNPGRFAGTLTPFYIGWLLVAGFGGLYTAAATATVRTALGRTIVGWALAVGIAQGLRSTALFPGNAALTFALVSMLVGGMLLLLWRGAIAIAK from the coding sequence ATGAGCGTCTCGACGGTGGGGAACGGTCGTATCGAACTGTCCACTCGGACGGCACTGCTCGCTGTCGGCGACCTGCTGGCGATTGCCGTGTTCGTCGGCGTCGGCGAGGTGACCCACGGCATCAATCCGATACTCAATCCGGGTCGGTTCGCCGGGACGCTGACGCCTTTTTATATCGGCTGGCTCCTCGTCGCGGGATTTGGGGGACTGTACACCGCCGCCGCAACCGCGACGGTTCGAACGGCTCTCGGCCGTACTATCGTGGGGTGGGCGCTGGCAGTTGGAATCGCACAGGGACTCCGGTCAACGGCGCTGTTCCCCGGTAATGCGGCGCTGACGTTCGCACTCGTGTCCATGCTCGTCGGTGGTATGCTGCTGTTGCTCTGGCGGGGCGCGATTGCAATCGCAAAATAG
- a CDS encoding GNAT family N-acetyltransferase: MEFTLLGWPEDGHRLRLDHEQFAYAGKFVMTSTGKAVVGDDGVVAAAAFDADRTDPDTLCVRYITVRQDRQGDRLGARLLRFVRERATDRGFERVSIGVNNPFSYQAAYRAGFCFSGAESGMAELDLIWPGDRSTERYQAGLDLFRERDLSPEEESFLTAKADADPPSILGDWDDRPAARTD; the protein is encoded by the coding sequence ATGGAGTTCACGCTGCTTGGCTGGCCCGAGGACGGACACCGACTCCGACTGGACCACGAGCAGTTCGCGTACGCGGGGAAGTTCGTGATGACCTCGACCGGAAAGGCCGTCGTCGGCGACGATGGGGTGGTGGCCGCGGCTGCGTTCGATGCCGACCGGACGGACCCCGACACCCTCTGTGTCCGGTACATCACCGTTCGGCAGGACCGGCAGGGGGACCGACTCGGTGCCCGTCTCCTCCGGTTCGTCCGAGAGCGGGCCACGGACCGGGGTTTCGAGCGTGTGTCCATCGGCGTCAACAACCCCTTTTCGTATCAGGCCGCCTACCGGGCCGGGTTCTGCTTCAGCGGCGCGGAGTCGGGGATGGCCGAACTCGACCTCATCTGGCCAGGCGACCGCAGTACCGAGCGGTATCAGGCCGGGCTTGACCTGTTTCGCGAGCGCGACCTCTCACCGGAAGAGGAGTCGTTCCTCACGGCAAAAGCCGACGCTGACCCGCCGTCTATTCTCGGCGACTGGGACGACCGGCCAGCCGCACGGACCGACTGA
- the fen gene encoding flap endonuclease-1 — MGNADLRSLAALSDVSFGDLGGSVVAVDAHNWLYRYLTTTVKFTSESKYTTSDGEEVANLIGVVQGLPKFFEHDMTPVFVFDGAVTDLKDDEVEKRREQRAKYESELEAAREAGDSTRVAKLDSRTQRLTDTIVDTTRDLLALLDVPIVDAPAEGEGQASVMARRGDVDYVGTEDYDALLFGAPMTLRQITSKGDPELMDFEATLAQHDLTWEQLVDAAILMGTDFNEGISGIGPKTAVKELHEYGDLYAVLEARGEHIDHADRIRTLFLDPAATDDYEIPDSIEPDIDAARAFVTEQWEVDADEVARGFERIDDSVVQTGLDRWS; from the coding sequence ATGGGAAACGCTGATTTACGGTCGCTTGCGGCGCTGTCGGACGTGTCGTTCGGCGACCTCGGTGGGAGTGTCGTCGCCGTTGACGCCCACAACTGGCTCTATCGCTATCTGACAACGACGGTGAAGTTCACCAGTGAGTCGAAATACACCACCAGTGACGGCGAGGAGGTGGCAAACCTCATCGGCGTCGTTCAGGGCCTGCCGAAGTTCTTCGAACACGACATGACGCCGGTGTTCGTCTTCGACGGTGCGGTCACCGACCTCAAAGACGACGAGGTCGAGAAACGCCGCGAACAGCGAGCGAAGTACGAGTCCGAACTCGAAGCGGCCCGCGAGGCGGGTGACAGCACCCGTGTCGCCAAGCTCGACTCTCGAACCCAGCGACTGACCGACACTATCGTCGACACGACGCGGGACCTGCTTGCGCTACTCGACGTCCCTATCGTCGACGCCCCGGCAGAAGGCGAGGGGCAGGCGTCAGTGATGGCCCGGCGGGGAGACGTGGACTACGTCGGGACCGAAGACTACGACGCGCTCCTGTTCGGTGCGCCGATGACGCTCCGGCAGATTACGTCGAAGGGTGACCCCGAGCTGATGGACTTCGAGGCCACGCTTGCGCAGCACGACCTCACCTGGGAGCAGCTGGTCGACGCGGCGATTCTGATGGGTACAGACTTCAACGAGGGGATTTCCGGTATCGGGCCAAAGACAGCCGTCAAGGAACTCCACGAGTACGGCGACCTCTACGCGGTGCTTGAGGCCCGCGGAGAACACATCGACCACGCCGACCGTATTCGGACCCTGTTTCTCGACCCCGCAGCCACCGACGACTACGAGATCCCGGACAGCATCGAGCCGGACATCGATGCCGCTAGGGCGTTCGTCACGGAGCAGTGGGAGGTCGACGCCGACGAAGTCGCTCGCGGGTTCGAGCGCATCGACGACTCGGTCGT